The genomic DNA ACagtattatattataaaatacatGAAAATCTAAGGGTGTTTTTGTGATTCCATACCAAGAAAGACACGTGTAGAAAACCCATCGCGAGTACCGTCCTTAAAAGACCTTAACATACCCATCAACCCCATCCCTCATGTAATAAAAACACCTGCATCTAACAAACATATCAATATCTTTGCATTAACTTGTAATGTAAGCACCTTCTCTTAGTATACAAGAAAGGCAACAAAGAAACCCCAGAAAAATGAGAACTAGCAACCATTTGATAGGGTTACTAAACTTCTTAACATTTTTGTTGTCAATAGTAATATTGGGTGGTGGAATATGGCTAAGCAGCCGAGCCAACAGCACAGATTGTCTCAAGTTCTTACAGTGGCCATTGATAGTCATAGGAGCTTCAATCATGGTGGTTTCGTTAGCAGGTTTTGCAGGCGCGTGTTATAGGAACACCTTCTTGATGTGGCTTTACCTCTTCGTCATGTTCTTCATCATCGCCGCCCTCATCGGCTTCATAATCTTTGCTTATGCGGTGACTGATAAAGGCTCCGGGCGGCCGGTGTTGAACAAAGGTTACTTGGAGTATTACTTGCAGGACTACTCAGGGTGGCTCAAAGACCGCGTGGTGGATGAGAGCTATTGGGCTAAGATTAGTTCTTGCATAAGGGATTCCAAAGTTTGTAGCAAGATGGGCAGAACCTTTAATGGCGTCCCTGAAACTTATGACATGTTTTCTATGAGGAAGCTCTCCCCTATTGAGGTATGCAATCCTTTTTCCCAACTTCTATTACTATTACATGCTTTTATCATCATTTTTACTCACCTTTTGCTATTTTGTTTGTAATATGATTATGATCTAAATTCCATATTAAAAGAAATCGAATTCAGaataatttattgaaaaaaaaaagtttttcacTTGCTATTACAAATCCATCTAGCAAAAATGGtgtgttttttttaaaagaaaaatgattTTGGAAAAAGCTGCATGATAAAGTTGCAACTTATGATTTGATTTGATCGAAAAGTAGATCAATTTTCAGGTGTAATTTTTGTTAACCAACAAAACCaaggtaccaaaataatattCTCCCAAGTAGAATCATTTCTATACTTAAAATGTTAGAAATAACTATTTTGATTTAAAAAGTTTGtcaaaataaaatactaaattgaTAAAGTAAGTTTAAAGCATAGGGATTAAATCTCAACTTCTATAAATATAGGGACTAATAGTATATTTTAACCAGTAAAATTTGCTCCACTGTCACTGCCACTGCCATGTCCGGTGCCGCTTTGACAGCTGAGCTGAGGCCCGTCCATTGCGGTTCATTGGTCGACCACTAGTATATTGCCAAATTTTCACCTCTcgaattataatttattttttaatttcaaaaaattatttcgTTGTTTATCATTAAAATTGAGGTAAATTTGATAATGATGGGGGACCACAATGGACGGTGGCCTCATTCGGCAAACCCAATAATTATGTCCCATATCCCTTCATTTCACTCTCACAAATGGAGTAATCttattttaatttgggtatttcgAAAAATGTCACAAAGCTATGTCGGTTCACTTATTCATATCattgattatataatttataaaacgTATTAAAATTCTAAACGCAATTACTATACCAAAATCTCACACAGTAGCAATGGTTGTGTTGTCTCTCACCATAGGGTGCCACATGCTAATTATTATTAAGATAAAAAGTTGTGTTTGGTACATCTTTTTCTGATtctgttttattttattgttcAAAGTCCTCTCTATATAGTtggaataaataataataataaaacagtcCAACTACAAGTCAAAATAGGGTTGGTCGAGTTCTTTGCTTTATCCTAAATTGATTGCCTTTATTTTAGGttcatcactttttttttttatataaataatttattttgtcTGCTTCCCCAAGAATTGAATTATATTAGTTGAAAGCTTTTTTGgaatcaatttcttttcttttgaaattttatatttaatatattaataaatcatAAATAGGATTTTTATATCATTAATTGCAGAATACTTGATGTACCAAAATTTATGGAATGATTCCCGCTATTATGTTTCCTTTTTAAGTCTTCACATGCTGACAACTATtttattgttttcttttcttttagattcatggaaaaattttaattaattgataaaaaaaaattttaagtagcTATTCAAACTCTGTGCAATTAACAGGTTATGTAATTTAAGTAACTAATGGCAGCAAACCTTGTTAATTGTTCACTACAGTCTGGTTGTTGCAAGCCACCTACAGAATGTGGCTATGTTTATATCAACGAGACACTATGGAACTCCGGTAGTGGGCTAGCTGCGACCAACCTCGACTGCTCGCGGTGGAGCAATGACCAACAGATGCTGTGCTATCAATGTGACTCCTGCAAGGCCGGTGTGCTTGGCAGCCTCAAGAAGAGCTGGAGGAAAGTCTCGGTAATCAACATTGTTGTGCTTATCCTCCTCGTCATCTTCTATGTCATCGGCTGTGCCGCTTTCCGaaacaataaaaagattgataacgATGAACCGTACGGCGAGGCAAGGATGACGAAAGCGCAACCAAGTCGGATCCATTTATAGAAGACCAAGACATGTAATGGaagctttatttttctttgtgaTATATGTAATGTTGTAGGGTTTTTGTATACCATTTTAGGTTTTGTTTTGTGTGACAAACAACTAAACTTGTATTTGGTTTTTCCTTTTTGGTGAAGAAAAGTCTTGCTAGGATTCCAACtcttaaaattgaatgaaatgttaTTTGATTTTGGAACGAATCTTGAATACCattatgtttattttaaattacCTAAGCATGTGAGAAAGCAGCGGTTGATGAGATGAGAATAGGCATTGGGAACAATAATGTACCTCAAACAACAAACATACGAGTAACATGTGCATCAAAATTACCAGCCTTTAGTTTATATTCCTTGCTTATTTAAGTGATGATTCTCTTAAAGATAATTTTCGGCATTTCAACACCGTATGAGATGCAGATCTAGTCCATTAAAATAAAAAGGTCAAGATTCACACATGCAATTGGCACAATCCAAGGAACAACACTCTAATTAAAATAACCTACGTATCCAAATATCAACATTTGAACATTATGGTCTTTAAATTAAATTACACTAAATTGACAAATTAATTAAGAATCAAAACTTGATTGGAGGAACAAACAAGATTGGGGCAGAAGCGGCGGCGGCGTGGAATTTGGGAAAAGCTTTGGGGATCGAAGCTGCTGGTGACGATGGGGAAGTGACCCACAGAATCAAGAGACAACGGGGTCACCAAAAACATTTTGATCTTGTTTGCCATTATTGCCAAACTATATATTTCTCATCTTTTTAATAAATAAGTTGGTTGATTGAGggggagaaaaaaataaaaacatacaaAGCTGCATTTCCATCTATGTAAGGACAACAATCAACCCCCCATCTATCTATGGACAATCTGTAGGAATAAAATGCCAAATGTAAAGGCCACATTAGATTGAGAAGCAGTTGATGACAAGAACTTATGTTAGTGTCAAGGGCTATAACGTCATTTTCTATTATTAAATCTTAGTGTAGGTTTGTTTGGGCAGTGCAGTATAGTATGTTTAATTTACTTTTTGTTTCACACTACAATATTCAATTTCACTGCCACCGCTATTTAAGTGCACCgtccatccaaactcacccttaatTGGTGGAGTTTGATTATGATATTTTTAGGTTCAGTTGGGGTTAAAAAAGAGTTGTTATTATTCTGTGTTAGTAAATTGTTTTGGTGAGAGGAAGAAGCTGAATTcgttaatttattttaaagttatGTATATAGTTATTGCTGTTAGTTAATGAATTTTTATCCTTTCCCATTTTTTCATTACCATATGAATGATGTAAATATCCAATAACAATTATAATAAGATAAATCCTTACAACTTgtatttttctctctctctctctctcattcTTTTCACCTATCCTTAGCTTTTCAACTTTTTAACTAGC from Gossypium arboreum isolate Shixiya-1 chromosome 9, ASM2569848v2, whole genome shotgun sequence includes the following:
- the LOC108454309 gene encoding tetraspanin-3-like; translated protein: MRTSNHLIGLLNFLTFLLSIVILGGGIWLSSRANSTDCLKFLQWPLIVIGASIMVVSLAGFAGACYRNTFLMWLYLFVMFFIIAALIGFIIFAYAVTDKGSGRPVLNKGYLEYYLQDYSGWLKDRVVDESYWAKISSCIRDSKVCSKMGRTFNGVPETYDMFSMRKLSPIESGCCKPPTECGYVYINETLWNSGSGLAATNLDCSRWSNDQQMLCYQCDSCKAGVLGSLKKSWRKVSVINIVVLILLVIFYVIGCAAFRNNKKIDNDEPYGEARMTKAQPSRIHL